The genome window GTGTCCCCCCCTTTGTGTTTCCTGTCACCCGCTCCAGGGGCTCACGTTCCTCCCGGTGACACATGATGGGACCTCAGCTTCCCATGGAGCCTGAACCCCCAGGGCCCTCTGCACTAGCCCCTGTCCCCAGCTGAGTGGCTTCCCTGCCATCTCCAGTATCATCAGACTTATTGCCTGTCCTTTGTGCTCCCATGGTTCCCTCCGTAGTCCCCTCTCCTCTCAGGGAAAGTAGGTCTTAAAGGGTCCTGGGCAGTGGGCCTCTAGACTGGCCGGTTTCACAGGACCCTGCTGCCTTGGAAGGTCGGCCTGGGCCCCTGGGCCTTAAACCCCTCCCCGACCCGCCTGCTCTGCCCTAGAAACTGTCAGCAGCTGTGACGGAGGCCTTCGTGCGCCTCCACGAGGAAGGAGTGGTCTACCGCAGCACCCGCCTGGTCAACTGGTCCTGCACCCTCAACTCTGCCATCTCCGACATCGAGGTGTGCCCCGCCCGGGctctcccctgcctcccccgGGCCCTGGTCCTGGGCCACTCACCCTAAGACCCCTCTCACAGGTGGACAAGAAGGAGCTGACGGGTCGCACCCTGCTCTCCGTGCCTGGCTACAAGGAAAAGGTGGAGTTTGGGGTCCTCATCTCCTTTGCTTACAAGGTCCTAGGCTCAGGTAGGGTCCAGGAGCGCccaggagggtgggggcaggaagcGGCTGGTGCTGAGGTCACAAGGTCCCTTTCACCCCAGAGAGCGATGAGGAGGTGGTGGTCGCGACGACCAGGGTCGAAACAATGCTGGGAGACGTGGCCGTGGCTGTGCACCCCAAGGACCCCCGATACCAGGTGCGGTGCGGGCACCACCCAATGGGGGGTGCGGGCCGACACGGGCTGGCCAAGGAGAGGAAACTGGATGAGAACGTCGTATCAGGCTGTTGTCTAGCCCTGAGGAGGGACTCTGGGCCctgcagaggagggaggagggaggcaggcccAGACCTCCGTGCATTTTGAGGTCCCCTTCTGTCCCCAGCACCTGAAAGGGAAGAGTGTGGCCCACCCGTTCCTGGCTCGGAGCCTCCCCATTCTCTTTGACGACTTTGTGGACATGGAGTTTGGCACAGGTGAGCACGGACGTCCCGTGCGGAGGGAGGAGCCGGGAAGCCCAGCCTGgagtccctctgctctctccaggAGAAAAGAAGTTTCACCTAAACAGGCAGGAGGAGGGCTGGCTCTCAGGGGGGTGTCTTAGGAAGGTGGGAGCCACATCCTTCAGCACAAGGGGTGCAGTGGGAAGGGACCCCACGGAGTCCCTCACGGCTCTGCACGCCCACGTTGGTCCCAGGTGCGGTGAAGATCACCCCCGCACACGACCAGAACGACTATGAGGTTGGGCAGAGGCACGGGCTGGAGGCCGTCAGCATCATGGACTCCCAGGGGGCCCTCATCAACGTGCCCCCACCTTTCCTGGTGAGGCTGCCTGGGTGTGGGGGCTGGGTCTGCAGCGGAGCAGTACGGGGCACGACGTAATGAGGCTGCTGTGCGGTCCAGGGCCTGCCCAGGTTTGAGGCCAGGAAGGCGGTGCTGGCGGCGCTGAAGGAGCGGGGACTGTTCCGTGGCGTCCAGGACAACCCGATGGTGGTGCCGCTTTGCAAGTGAGGGTGGGAGCCAGAGAACGGGGTGGGGGGCTCCGCAGGGTGCTCCCCTCCCAACCTCCCCGAACTGCATGTACCCGCAGCCGGTCCAAGGACGtggtggagcctctgctgcggccACAGTGGTACGTGCGCTGCGGGGAGATGGCACAGGCTGCCAGTGCGGCCGTCACTCGGGGCGACCTCCGCATCCTGCCAGAGGCCCATCAGCGCACATGGCATGCCTGGATGGACAATATCCGGTACTTGAGGCTCAGCGTGGGAGGGTGGCTGGGTGACGGCCGGGGCTCGGGcaggcacaggccaggcaggcacCTCTGGCCCCTGACTCCGTATTCCCCATTGCTGGGCAGGGACTGGTGCATCTCCCGGCAGCTGTGGTGGGGTCACCGCATCCCAGCCTACTTCGTCACGGTCAATGACCCAGCCATCCCCCCTGGGGAGGTGAGAACCAGGCCGGGAAACACCGCACATCTGGGGGAGCTGCGGTTTGTTGGGTCTGTGGTGGGGGTTTGGGTCCGGCAGGGCAGGCGCCCCCACCCCCTGAACTCACTCCACCCATGGCAGGACCCTGATGGGCGGTACTGGGTGAGTGGGCGCAGCGAGGCCGAGGCCCGTGAGAAGGCAGCCAAGGCCTTCCGAGTGTCACCGGACAAGATCAGTCTCCAGCAAGGCAAGGCGGGGCCCTgggggcgggcggggcggggcctccatccctgcctccaccctctgaTCTCTCACCTTCGGCTTCCCTCAGATGAGGACGTGCTGGACACCTGGTTCTCCTCtggcctcttccccttctccatccTGGGCTGGCCCAACCAGGTacagccctgaggccagcccAGGTGGGGTGGGGTCCTGGGGGCTGGTGCTTGACTCCCCATCGCCCCCTGCTCTGCCTTCAGTCGGAAGACCTGAGTGTGTTCTACCCGGGGACGCTGCTGGAGACAGGCCACGACATCCTCTTCTTCTGGGTGGCCAGGATGGTCATGCTGGGCCTGAAGCTCACTGGCAGGCTCCCCTTCAGAGAGGTATGGGGCCTGCTCACCGTTCCCACGCACGGTCCCCACTGCCCTGCCCCTGTACACAGCTTGCGCTTAGCGTGGACGGGCCAGCGTAGGGCGTGGACAGGTGTGGGTGGGCGTGAGGGCCGGACAGCCGGCCTGGGATCCACTCGGTGGTCCTGTGCCCAGGCTTCCAGAGGGAGGGCGCGCCCCTGAGTCCATGAAGGTGCGGAATAGGCTGGCGGGAGGCTGCATGGGAGACCCATGTTGGGCTGTGGGGAGCAGGGGACCTGGTGGGGAGGCGCAACCTCACAGGCCCCTGCCCACCTCAGGTCTATCTACACGCCATCGTGCGGGATGCTCATGGCCGGAAAATGAGCAAGTCTCTGGGCAATGTCATCGACCCCCTGGATGTCATCCACGGTGTCTCCCTCCAGGTGGGACTGGGCGCTGGGCCGGGTCCCAGCCGGCTAGGCGGCTGTGGCTGTGGCCGTGGCCCTCTGACCCCTCCCACCTCACCCTCAGGGCCTCCACGACCAGTTACTGAACAGCAACCTAGACCCCAGCGAAGTGAACAGGGCTAGAGAAGGGCAGGTAAGGTACAGGGCAATACGACTTGGGgggagggcgggggcgggggcggggctggccGGCTCGGCTCTGACTCCTCCCACTGGCTCCTCCCACAGAAGGCGGACTTCCCGGCAGGGATTCCTGAGTGCGGCACAGATGCACTGCGGTTTGGACTCTGCGCCTACACGTCCCAGGGTAGGGCCCCTACGTCTCAGCAGcatcctcccccagcctcccgcGGCGCTGCCCCcggtggggtgggaggcaggtgCTGAGGACACACTTCCCTTCCCCACGTGCGTGCAGGCCGTGACATCAACCTGGACGTGAACCGCATTCTGGGCTACCGCCACTTCTGCAACAAGCTGTGGAACGCCACCAAGTTCGCTCTTCGCGGCCTCGGCAAGGGTTTCGTGCCCGCAGCCACCTCTGAAGTGAGGGCCTGGTAGGCGTGAGGTGACCAGCACCTGTCGGGGCGGCAACCCCTGACCCCACAGAGCCTCCTGTAGTTGGGGGAACTGGGTGACACAGGAAGCCCAGAGCATTGGGGCCCTCCCCCTAGGCACTGGGCACATGACGGCCTGAGAGCCATCGGGCTCCTGCCCCGCGGGGTACCTGGTGTTGCCCCCCCACATCTGTGGTGGGCCCTGGCTGACCCGCCCCTCTCCCCAAGCCCGGGGGCGGCGAGAGCCTGGTGGACCGCTGGATCCGCAGCCGGCTGACCGAGGCCGTGAGGCTCAGCAACCAGGGTTTCCAGGCCTACGACTTCCCGGCGGTCACCACGGCCCAGTACAACTTCTGGCTGTACGAGCTCTGTGACGTCTACCTGGTGAGGAGGGGCAGAGGCACAGGCACCCGGCTGCCCTGTCTCTCGTGCTGGCTGGCCAGGAGGTGGAGCCGAGTTGTGCCCTGCCCAGCTGTCGCGCTGCAGTGCGGCTGGAGGCCCAGCGTCCCCCAGCCTGAGCCCCGTGCCTCCCCATGCCCTAGGAGTGCCTGAAGCCCGTGCTGAACGGGGTGGACCAGGTGGCCGCCGAGCACGCCCGCCAGACCCTCTACACCTGCCTGGACGTGGGCCTGAGGCTGCTCTCGCCCTTCATGCCCTTCGTGACCGAGGAGCTGTTCCAGAGGCTGCCCCGGCGGACACCGCAAGCACCCCCTAGCCTCTGCGTCACCCCCTACCCGGAGCCCGCAGAGGTACAGGGTGCAGCTCGGACAGGCCCCGccggccccccagccccccagccccctcacCCCCGTTCCCTCCCCGCAGTGCTCCTGGAAGGACCCTGAGGCGGAAGCTGCCCTGGAGCTGGCCCTGAGCATCACCCGAGTCGTGCGCTCCCTGCGAGCTGACTACAACCTCACCCGCATCCGGCCGGACTGTGAgcctccgcccccgcccccgcccgcccgTTGTCCCGAGCCCAATACCTGGGGCGGCCGCCTCACCTTCCTCTCCCCTGGCAGGTTTCCTGGAAGTGGCTGACCAGGCTACGGGCACCCAGGCCTCCGCGGTGTCCGCCTACGTGCAGGCGCTGGCCAGCGCGGGGGTGGTGGCCGTCCTGGCGCTGGGGGCTCCCGCACCCCAGGGCTGCGCTGTGGCCCTGGCCTCGGACCGCTGCTCGGTCCACCTACAGCTGCAGGGGCTGGTCGACCCGGCTCGGGAGCTGGGCAAGCTGCAGGCCATGCGCGGCGAGGCACAGCGGCAGGCCCAGCGTCTGCGGGAGCGCCGTGCCGCGGAGGGCTACCCCGCCAAGGTGCCGCTGAAGGTCCAGGAGGCGGATGAAGCCAAGGTGTGTGGTGTGGCTGGGCGTTCCCTCCCCGGTTCCCCACGCCTTCGACACGGTTCTGGGGCTGCATTCTGCTCTGCCCAGCCAGTCCAGGGGGGCGCGAGGTGGGGGGCGCACAGTAAGGTGGGGGCAGAGTCAGACCTAGAACGGGACCCCTCATGGCCTACCTGGCACCCAGAACACGGCATCCCGCACACCCAGGCTGGCCTCGGACCACACAGGGCGCCCTGTAGGCCGGAGCCCGGGGTAAACCACATTGAGGGGCAGGGGCAGCTGTGGGCCGCGGGGTGACACGCTGGGCTCTCCCTGTCGCCCCCGCAGGCAGGCGGGACTACCCGGTGCATGTACCTGCAAATGCCCGCTCAGGAGCCTATGGCCCTGACCTCTGCTGTGCCCCTCAGGTGGGGCCGGGCTCTGAGGCCCTGTAGCCTCGGGGACTGACCACTCTGGGAAAAGGAAAGACCCAAAAGTCCGGTGCTGGCGGAGAAGTGGGTGCTGCTGGGAGGTCCTGTGATTGGGAGGGGCCAGTCCAGCCAAGTACACAGTCCCCCAACTACTCCCTGTGACTCATCTGCCTTTCCAACGCGGACCCTCTGCCTTTGTGGTGGTTTGGTGGGGGTTCTCTCTTGGACCTGGGTTCCCACCACCCaacaccccttcccccaccctccagcTCCAGCAGACGGAAGCAGAGCTCAGGAAGATGGACGAGGCCATTGCCCTGTTTCAGAAAATGTTGTGATACACCAGCTCCAGCCCTCAAACCCCACTGGTCCACCAGGGTGGGTGGCAGCAATAAATATTTTGCCACAAaactgtctctgtgtgtgtgtgtggtgggcgaCCAGGGACGGGGTGCTGAGGGCCTGGGATTCCGCATCCTCGGAGACTGCAGGCTGGGCCAGGGGCCAGGTCCCGGTGGGCAGCGGTGCATCTGTCTGGGGCCGCCCCTGGCACTGAGCCAGGCCTGAGTCACGCTGAGCCGCCATCCCTGCCTCCTCCCGGGTGCCAGTCACCTCCCTGCTGCAGCCGAGGACGGGCTGCCCCGGTCCCCTCTGCTGTTATGGCCGGGGCCCGGCATGAGTTCCAGGGCCACAgtgctgccctgcccagccctgcggGCCTCCGTCCTCCTGCCACGACTCCCACTGAGGTTAATTATAACTCTGACCTAAGTGCCCTGTGACACCGCACCGCAGGCCTGTCTGGAGACTGCGCCACCAGGTAGGGGAGACTTCCTATGCTGGGACGAGTCGGGGGGCCCTGGGGGAGGACCCCGAGTCCTCTCCTGCAGGGGGACATCCCCCACTAGCCTCTGGAGGCCCTCGGGTTGTCCCGGTGCCTGGAGAGGGCAGGAAGgtgggctggggcaggaaggTGCTTGAGGTGAAGCCGGAGGGACCCAAGCAGGTAGCCGTGGGCGTGGGGCCAGGCCTGCCCGGAAATGGCCACCCGTCCCCTGAGAGCCTTCTGTCCCCCAGGTCCGTGTGTCAGCTATGCTCCCCACCGGTGTGCCCCTAGCCCACCTGGGCCCCTCCGTGTTActgctggtgctgctgctccCCCCAACACCTGCCTTCTTCCCCAACATCTGGAGCCTCCTGGCTGCCCCGGGCTCTGTCACCCACCAGGACCTGACCGAGGAGGCGGTGCTCAACGTCACCCTGCAGCTATTCCTGGAGCGGCCACCCCCGGGCAGGCAGCCCGTTCGCTGGGAGGACTTCCAGGTGAGTACCCCTAGTCCTATCACCTCCCAGCCAGCCCACGGAGGGTCCTGTGACCTCTACTCCTTGAAGGTCCTGCTAGCCGAAAGAAGGGACCCCCTTTAAGAAGGGACCCCCTTTTTCCTCCCACCTCTACCCCTGCAGCCAACACGCCGGGAGCTCCAGTCCTGCGACCAGGAGCCCCTccccttagaacaggggtccccaaactacggcccgcgggccgcatgcggccccccgaggccatttatccggcccccaccgcacttccggaaggggcacctctttcatcggtggtcagtgagaggagcatagttcccattgaaatactggtcagtttgttgatttaagtttacttgttctttattttaaatattgtatttgttctcattttgtttttttactttaaaataagatatgtgcagtgtgcatagggatttgttcatagttttttttatagtctggccctccaacggtctgagggacagtgaactggccccctatgtaaaaagtttggggacccctgccttagaaggTCCAAGATGGCCCCTCCCAGGGCCACACCCTCAGTCCCTACCATACCCAGCCTCCATGCAGTTGTGGAGGGGACGTGGGCACCGGCCTCACCCGAGGGGCTTCCCTGGAGCCCCTGTCCCCTGCCGCTCTCCCAGGGCCGCACCCTCCTCGCCGATGACCTCTTTGCCTCCTACTTTGGACCTGGCTTTTCTTCCCGGCGGTTCCGAGCGGCCTTAGGGGAGGTGTCCCGTGCCAATGCAGCCCAGGACTTCCTGCCGACTTCCAGGAACAACCCTGACCTGCACTTCGATGCCGAGCGCCTGGGCCCGGGGCGCACACGCCTGGTGGGGGCCCTGCGGGAGGCCCTGGTGGCAGCCAGAGCCCAGGACTACACCCTGGCCCGCCAGAGCTTGGGGGCCGCCCTCCACGCCCTGCAGGTGAGGAAGGGGTTAGGGTAGTGGTCAGAGGGCCTTCACTGCTAGTCCTCCTGTCTGCtgccttgttttttaaaatgtatttagagagagagagagagagggagggagaaagaaatagcGATTTGTTTCATACatctgtgcactcattggttgatttgaACGTGCACTAaccgggattgaacccacaaccttgcacATtaaagccgatgctctatccaactgagctactcgggtttcttttgtttctgttttttaatttttccattgatctgggaggaagagaaaagggggtgagagagagagagagagcatcaactcCTTCCACtttgttgtgcactcattgattgcttatccTACGTGTCCTGACGGGGGATCAACCCCCGCGACCTGGGTGCTGCCTTCTTGATGGTGCCTCTAGAAGGGCCTGGGGCCTCTCTTGCCAAGGCCCCGAGGCAGCTCCATAGTCCCCACGGCCACTCAGGCAGCGCTTCCTGAGGGGCAGACGGAAACCGTGGTGGCTGGAGGGCAGTGAGGGTGGCATGCAAGAGCATGGGCAGAGGTGGGCCTGGAAGACCGTGGGTTGGGCTCTGAGATGGGAAGAAATGTGGGGAGACCCCTCTCCAGGAAGGTTCTGGTATGGGCAATGGGGCGGGGAGAGCAGCGGAGGGGACTCGGGGTGTCGGACAGGAGTAGCAGGTTGCGAGGCGGCTTGCcgggtggggaaggagggagtggcGAGTTAGGGCCGGAGGCTGCGAGCACAGATAATGCTGTTCCTGCTGTTCCGTCTCCTTCCTTCCCGGGAACCAGGATTTCTACAGCCACAGCAACTGGCTGGAGCTGGGGCAGCGGCAGCCACACCCGCACCTCCTCTGGCCGAGGCAAGGACTCGGGGACCTGGCGGGAGGTACGGCCATGACCCCGGTGGTGAGCGGGGGGCGCACAGAGCCACCCCTTCTCAGCCCATCCGCTGTGTCACATCCTGAGGTCCCGGACGGTGTGACAGCACTTCATGTCCAGAAACGACCTAGGAGGCCTCCCGGTTTAGCCGAAGGCCGGGTCTGTTAGGTGGCCTCCCTCAGGTTGCTCAGGGAGGGACAGAGCCGTGACCTGGTCGGCCGACCTCAGAGCTTGGTTGAGTTCTCCGTCTTCTCCGTGGCtcccctctcacacacacactggctcCCACGAGGCTTTCTTCCACAGTCCCCTTCAACCTCCAAACTGAGCAATGTCCCGTGAGCTGCCTCCTGCCCATGACAAGCTCACGTCCTGTCCACAGCTCACAGAGGGCACGGTCCCCGTGGGATTGGCCCCCAGTTCCCTGCTGGCTTTTCTAGCGCAGTCCCCGTCTCCGATGTGCAGTCCCACCTCCAGCCCCTGAAGTTCCagagttatttttgttgtttgtatttttcggaagtgagaagcagggaggcagagacagactcccgcatgcgcccaaccgggatccacccggcatgcccaccagggggcggtgctctgcccatctggacctttgctccattgcaatcggagccattctggtacctgaggtggaggccatggagccttcctcagtccccaggccaactttgctccaatggagccttggctgcaggaggagaagagaaagagagagaaaggagagggggaagggtggagaagcagatgggcgcttctcctgtgtgccccggccgggccgggctgacactctaccgctgagccaaccagccagggccagggttgTTTTTGTCTTTGCCCCTGAACTCTAGGTTTTATGACAGAAATCCCAAAAGGGTCCCTGTGGGCTTTCACCTTATTCCAAATGGGAGGAGAAGCTGAGGAAGTTTGGTGGCTGGGGACAAGGGTCAGGGTGGCCAAGTCTGGGGTTCTAGACCCCTGTCTTCTATCCCCAGTGGAAGACCCTACCTGCTCCGATTGTCAGGAGCTGAGCTGCCCTGGGAACCTGCTGGGGTCCACACTCCTCACCTCTGGCTACTTTGGGAGTTCTCCGCCCAAGCCTCCAGGTACCAGGAAGAAAAGCCCTCAGaagtaagggggggggggcgcttcCTTTCCCCTGACTCTCTCCCCGGGAATCTCGGGCCTCCAGGTCCTGGCCCCACTTTCTGAAAGGAGAGGATGTTTGGAAGGGGCTGGGTGGACAAAGGCCCACTGAGGTGGCCGTGACTTgctgggggaaggggcagggagcaGCTTCTTACTCGGCTAATCAGACTTCTCCACGGCTGGCCGGGAAGCAGCTCTTCTGACCGACTGGAGGGCTCAGTCCCCCACCCACTGTGGGCCGCGGGACTGACCCCTCCAGATTTGCCCTCCACAAAATGTCATCACTTCGCTGACCCTCTGCCAAGC of Saccopteryx bilineata isolate mSacBil1 chromosome 1, mSacBil1_pri_phased_curated, whole genome shotgun sequence contains these proteins:
- the VARS1 gene encoding valine--tRNA ligase isoform X2; this encodes MSILYVSPHPDAFPSLRALIAARYGEAGDGPGWGGAPPRVCLQPPPASRTPFPPPRLPALEQGPGGLWVWGATAVAQMLWPAGLGGPGGSRAAVLVQQWVSYADTELIPAACGATLPALGLRSSVQDPQAALGALGRVLSPLEEWLRLHTYLAGEAPTLADLAAVTALLLPFRYVLDPSARRVWGNVTRWFTTCVQQPEFRAVLGEVTLCSGARPLSQQPGPGATAPPKTPAQLKKEAKKLEKLEKFQQKQKIQQQQPPPGEKKVKPEKREKRDPGVITYDLPTPPGEKKDVSGTMPDSYSPQYVEAAWYPWWEQQGFFKPEYGRSCVSAPNPRGVFMMCIPPPNVTGSLHLGHALTNAIQDSLTRWHRMRGETALWNPGCDHAGIATQVVVEKKLWREQGLSRHQLGREAFLREVWKWKGEKGDRIYHQLRKLGSSLDWDRACFTMDPKLSAAVTEAFVRLHEEGVVYRSTRLVNWSCTLNSAISDIEVDKKELTGRTLLSVPGYKEKVEFGVLISFAYKVLGSESDEEVVVATTRVETMLGDVAVAVHPKDPRYQHLKGKSVAHPFLARSLPILFDDFVDMEFGTGAVKITPAHDQNDYEVGQRHGLEAVSIMDSQGALINVPPPFLGLPRFEARKAVLAALKERGLFRGVQDNPMVVPLCNRSKDVVEPLLRPQWYVRCGEMAQAASAAVTRGDLRILPEAHQRTWHAWMDNIRDWCISRQLWWGHRIPAYFVTVNDPAIPPGEDPDGRYWVSGRSEAEAREKAAKAFRVSPDKISLQQDEDVLDTWFSSGLFPFSILGWPNQSEDLSVFYPGTLLETGHDILFFWVARMVMLGLKLTGRLPFREVYLHAIVRDAHGRKMSKSLGNVIDPLDVIHGVSLQGLHDQLLNSNLDPSEVNRAREGQKADFPAGIPECGTDALRFGLCAYTSQGRDINLDVNRILGYRHFCNKLWNATKFALRGLGKGFVPAATSEPGGGESLVDRWIRSRLTEAVRLSNQGFQAYDFPAVTTAQYNFWLYELCDVYLECLKPVLNGVDQVAAEHARQTLYTCLDVGLRLLSPFMPFVTEELFQRLPRRTPQAPPSLCVTPYPEPAECSWKDPEAEAALELALSITRVVRSLRADYNLTRIRPDCFLEVADQATGTQASAVSAYVQALASAGVVAVLALGAPAPQGCAVALASDRCSVHLQLQGLVDPARELGKLQAMRGEAQRQAQRLRERRAAEGYPAKVPLKVQEADEAKLQQTEAELRKMDEAIALFQKML
- the VARS1 gene encoding valine--tRNA ligase isoform X1, which translates into the protein MSILYVSPHPDAFPSLRALIAARYGEAGDGPGWGGAPPRVCLQPPPASRTPFPPPRLPALEQGPGGLWVWGATAVAQMLWPAGLGGPGGSRAAVLVQQWVSYADTELIPAACGATLPALGLRSSVQDPQAALGALGRVLSPLEEWLRLHTYLAGEAPTLADLAAVTALLLPFRYVLDPSARRVWGNVTRWFTTCVQQPEFRAVLGEVTLCSGARPLSQQPGPGATAPPKTPAQLKKEAKKLEKLEKFQQKQKIQQQQPPPGEQKKVKPEKREKRDPGVITYDLPTPPGEKKDVSGTMPDSYSPQYVEAAWYPWWEQQGFFKPEYGRSCVSAPNPRGVFMMCIPPPNVTGSLHLGHALTNAIQDSLTRWHRMRGETALWNPGCDHAGIATQVVVEKKLWREQGLSRHQLGREAFLREVWKWKGEKGDRIYHQLRKLGSSLDWDRACFTMDPKLSAAVTEAFVRLHEEGVVYRSTRLVNWSCTLNSAISDIEVDKKELTGRTLLSVPGYKEKVEFGVLISFAYKVLGSESDEEVVVATTRVETMLGDVAVAVHPKDPRYQHLKGKSVAHPFLARSLPILFDDFVDMEFGTGAVKITPAHDQNDYEVGQRHGLEAVSIMDSQGALINVPPPFLGLPRFEARKAVLAALKERGLFRGVQDNPMVVPLCNRSKDVVEPLLRPQWYVRCGEMAQAASAAVTRGDLRILPEAHQRTWHAWMDNIRDWCISRQLWWGHRIPAYFVTVNDPAIPPGEDPDGRYWVSGRSEAEAREKAAKAFRVSPDKISLQQDEDVLDTWFSSGLFPFSILGWPNQSEDLSVFYPGTLLETGHDILFFWVARMVMLGLKLTGRLPFREVYLHAIVRDAHGRKMSKSLGNVIDPLDVIHGVSLQGLHDQLLNSNLDPSEVNRAREGQKADFPAGIPECGTDALRFGLCAYTSQGRDINLDVNRILGYRHFCNKLWNATKFALRGLGKGFVPAATSEPGGGESLVDRWIRSRLTEAVRLSNQGFQAYDFPAVTTAQYNFWLYELCDVYLECLKPVLNGVDQVAAEHARQTLYTCLDVGLRLLSPFMPFVTEELFQRLPRRTPQAPPSLCVTPYPEPAECSWKDPEAEAALELALSITRVVRSLRADYNLTRIRPDCFLEVADQATGTQASAVSAYVQALASAGVVAVLALGAPAPQGCAVALASDRCSVHLQLQGLVDPARELGKLQAMRGEAQRQAQRLRERRAAEGYPAKVPLKVQEADEAKLQQTEAELRKMDEAIALFQKML